The DNA sequence CCATCCTCAGGCTACACTATTATACGGGATAAATCCGGTCTTATTTTAACTTTTGATCATGGGCCTTTAGGGATGGCCCCGCTCTATGGTCATGGTCATGCTGATGCCCTTTCCATAAACCTTAGAGTCAACGGCAGGACTATACTTGTTGATCCCGGCACCTATCGATATAATGGCTTTCCGGAGTTCCGGCGGTATTTCAAAGGTACCAGGGCTCACAATACCGTAGCCATTGATGGCCAGGATCAGGCCGCCCAACAGACGGGTTTCATCTGGAGTCACCCGTTTAGGGCACATTTGGTCCGTACCTGCCCGATTGATAAAGGTCTGATCATCGAAGGTTCCCATAATGGTTATGAAAGGCTAAAAGACCCGGTGACACATTCTAGAATAGTCTCTTTCCTGGAAGGTCGTCATCTTTTAATCCGGGACACGTTCTCTGGAACAGGAACACATTTTTTTGAACTGAATTTTCATCTCCATCCCGAAGCGATAATAGGTGCTGAGAAAGAATGGTGGGTTATTCAATATGGCGAAGCGAGGGTTTTTATGAGGCTTTTTTCAGGGGGCAGTTTTACCCTGATCAAGGGTCAGGAAATACCGCCATTAGGGTGGTTTTCCCCGGCTTATGGGACTAAGCTTAAAAGCCGCGTCTTAAATTGCACTCTGAGCGGCAGCGTCCGAAACATTCAATTTCTGACGGCTATCTGTATCGACTCCCCCGGGGAGGACGATTTCCTCCTAGAAATGGCAAATTTATTATGACTAAACGCCTAAAAATTCTTGATATCTGGGTTGATGCGATAACTAAGCCGGAGGCAATGCAAAAGGTGGCTGATATTTTGAAAAACGGCCAAAGACCGCATGCTATCTTTGCCGCCAATCCGGAAAAGAACTTCTCTGTTCCCAAGGACCCGGAATTACATAAGATATTCGAACAGGCCGATATTCTCCTCCCTGATGGTATCGGCATGGTGTGGGCAGCCAGAACGCTGTATGGGGCCAACCTAGACCGCATTCCCGGAGCCGAATTTTTCGAGGATATCTGTGCGTTGGCCGCGCAAGGAGGGTATAAGGTTTTTATCTATGGCTCAACTGAAGAAGTCAACCGACAGTCAGCGGAAATTTTACAAGCTCGCTTTCCGGGTCTGTTGATTGCCGGAAGAGCACATGGCTATTTAGGCATAAAAGACATGCCCGCCCTCATCAAACACATCAATAGTTCACAGGCTGAAATTCTTTTCATAGCCCTGGGTTCCCCCAAACAGGAGAAATGGTTTGGAGCTCATAAAGACTCTCTCCGCTCTGTTAAGATCGTCCAGGGAATTGGCGGCACCCTTGACACTATAGTAGGTAAGGTCCGAAGGGCTCCTGAGATTTGGCGTCGGGTTTATGCCGAATGGTTGTATCGTCTCCTCAAAGAGCCGAAGCGCTTAAAAAGACAGAAGGTCCTGCCCC is a window from the Desulfobacca acetoxidans DSM 11109 genome containing:
- a CDS encoding heparinase II/III family protein; translated protein: MQNIGEFVRNSLLDWLDKNPFLSGPHYFSAMECGLRIPVFFYALKILDNLDDLERQRILTSIYQHAWWISRRLSLYSSLGNHTVCECIGLVFAGAVFRSAPEGIAWLNRGIELLQQELFHQILEDGGPAEQSLNYHRFVLDLYWLAADFLEKNRLYDCPAWKPRLLQGETFLQAFCDDQGNFPTLGDSDDGWAIAPGIRPLRGSPFCIKLQKIQPPIQANSEAIKNQVSWETLPSSGYTIIRDKSGLILTFDHGPLGMAPLYGHGHADALSINLRVNGRTILVDPGTYRYNGFPEFRRYFKGTRAHNTVAIDGQDQAAQQTGFIWSHPFRAHLVRTCPIDKGLIIEGSHNGYERLKDPVTHSRIVSFLEGRHLLIRDTFSGTGTHFFELNFHLHPEAIIGAEKEWWVIQYGEARVFMRLFSGGSFTLIKGQEIPPLGWFSPAYGTKLKSRVLNCTLSGSVRNIQFLTAICIDSPGEDDFLLEMANLL
- a CDS encoding WecB/TagA/CpsF family glycosyltransferase, whose translation is MTKRLKILDIWVDAITKPEAMQKVADILKNGQRPHAIFAANPEKNFSVPKDPELHKIFEQADILLPDGIGMVWAARTLYGANLDRIPGAEFFEDICALAAQGGYKVFIYGSTEEVNRQSAEILQARFPGLLIAGRAHGYLGIKDMPALIKHINSSQAEILFIALGSPKQEKWFGAHKDSLRSVKIVQGIGGTLDTIVGKVRRAPEIWRRVYAEWLYRLLKEPKRLKRQKVLPLFMVGVLHKKFKQVICSLGGS